The DNA window TTGGCGAACAACTCCCCATGCGATTCGTCTCACGCGCGCGCGGAGCGCCGGTTGGAAGTTCGGCCCGGCCTTTGGCAGGATGCGCCCCCGCAGCTTCACGGAGTAACCCATTCCGCCCATAAACCCGTGCTTCACCTGCTGGTACGGGCCAATTGAGCGCCGCCGGAAAGCCGTCGGGCCACACGTCGGCGGCTCGTGCAGACTGGGTCGCATGCGCTTCGAACTGGCCACGGCCCCCGGTGACCCCGAACGCCCCAATGAGGACTGGGCGTCTGTCGCCCTGCCTGCCGCCGGCCAGGGTGGGGCGCTCGTCCTGCTGGACGGGGTGACGCCCCCGGCGGGCGACTACGCGTGCGTTCATTCCGTCCCCTGGTTCACTGCCCGGCTCGGCGGCGCACTGCTCGAATTGTCCGCTTCGCGGCGTGATTTGACCCTTGCCGAGGTCCTGGCGGAGGCGATTCGCCGTACCGCCGACGCCCACCGCGACACCTGTGACCTTTCTCACGTACGGACGCCCCAGGCGACGGTGGTCCTGGCACGCTGGGGCACGGACGAGATCGAGCACTTGGTGCTGTCGGACTCGGCACTGCTGCTGGAGTCCCCCGACGGCACCGTGCGCGCGGTACTCGACGACCGCCTCGACCGCGTCCCGCCGGAGGTGCTCGCCTCACTCGTGGCCACGGACGCCCTGCGCAACGCGGAGGGCGGCTTCTTCACGGCGGCGGCGGACCCGGCGGTGGCCGGGCTGGCGGTGACGGGCGTGACCGCGCGGGCGCAGGTGCGGTCCATGGCGGCGCTCAGTGACGGGGCGTCGCGCTGGGTGGACATGTTCGGCGAGGGGGACTGGGCCGAGTGCGTGGGTGTACTGCGCAAGGAGGGCGCGCAGGGCCTGATCGACCGCGTACGGACGCGGGAACGCGGCGAGACCGCGTCGCCGCTGATGCGGCGGTGGAAGCGGCACGACGACGCGGCGGTTGTCTTCGTGGAGCTGTGAGGTCTACGTGAAGCCGTGAGGAGCCACGTGGAGCTGTGGAAGGGGCCACGTTGGAGCTGTGAGGTCTACGTGGAGCTGAGGACTACGGCCCCCTGCCTTGCGTTCGAGGACACCCCGCACGGCGCCCGGTGGTCCGGGGGGCCGGCCGCCGGCCTCACCCCTCGGCCCGCGCGTTCAACTGATGCAGCAGCCGCGCCAGTTCCGCGACCTCAGCCCGGTCCCAGTCCGCCAGCTTGCGTACGTACCGGGCGCGCCGCGCGTCCCGCACCCGGCGGAAACGGGCCCGTCCCTCGTCCGTGAGCGCGACCAGCGAGGCCCGTCCGTCCGCCGGATCGGGCTCGCGCGTGACCAGGCCGAGGTCCTCCAGGGCCCGCAGCTGCCGGCTCATCGTCGCCTTGCCGACGCCGAACCACGCGGCCAGTTCCGTGGCCCGCTGCCGGTCCGCCTCGTCGAGACGTACGAGCAGCCCGTACGCCGCCGGCTCCAGCTCCGGGTGGACTTCGCGGGCCATGTCGCCGGAGGACGCGCGAGCCCGGCGCAGAAAGACCGCCAATTCCCGCTCCAGGGCGAGGAATACGTGGTCCACACCACTCGCCTCCGGTGTGCGCCCGTCATCCGCTCTTCCGCTTCCGTGCACGTCAGAACTCATTGCGCGCTTTCCTCACCCTGAAGTTTTCTTTCACCAGCGGCCATTGCCGCAGCTCGGCCAGTATTTCGCAGGAGTAGACCAACGGCGGAACCCGGACCCCCTTCCGCGCCCCCGGTCTACGTGCGTAGCTTCATGGATGACATGTCCACACCAGGGACTTTGTCGACAGGTCACCCCACGGCCTGTTTCTGCTTCCCCCACCGAGCCTTTCGGAGGCACGCAATGCCCGTGCACAGATCCGGAACGGCCCGCCGCCCGCGCACCGCGGCGGCCGGGATTCTCCTCGCCCTCCTCTCCGCTCTCGCGCTCGTCCTCACCCTCCCCGGCGCGGCCACCGCCACCGTCGCCGCCACCAACGCCGATGCCGACGCCGACGCAGGCGCAGGCGCAGGCGGAAAGCCCGAACGCGGATCGGCCCACATGGGCATGGGAGTCGTCGAGCACGACGGCCAGGGTGACCTGCCGCGCGACACCCGTGTCACGCAGACCGAAGGCGTGGACGTCAGCAGCCACCAAGGCAACGTCAACTGGTCCACCCTGTGGAGCAGCGGTGTGAAGTGGGCCTATGTGAAGGCCACCGAGGGGAACTACTACAAAAACCCCTACTTCGGGCAGCAGTACACCGGCTCGTACAACGTGGGCATGATCCGCGGCGCGTACCACTTCGCCACACCGAACGACTCCAGCGGTGCCAACCAGGCCAACTACTTCGTCGACAACGGCGGCGGCTGGTCGCGCGACGGCAGGACGCTGCCCGGGGCGCTGGACATCGAGTGGAACCCGTACGGCGCGCAGTGCTACGGCAAGACGCAGAGCGCGATGGTCGCCTGGATCCGCGACTTCCTCACCACCTACAGGGCCCGCACCGGCCGCGACGCCGTCATCTACACGGCGACCAGCTGGTGGAAGACCTGCACCGGCAATTACGGCGGCTTCGGCTCCGTCAACCCGCTATGGATCGCCCGGTACGACACGACGGTGGGTGAACTGCCGGCCGGCTGGGGCGTACAGACCATGTGGCAGTACACCTCCACCGGTCCCACCGTCGGCGACCACAACAAGTTCAACGGCGCCCTCGACCGTGTCCAGGCTCTCGCTTACGGCTGACCGGTCCTGGTCCCGCATCCGGTGCCGGGAGCGTCGCGGTCCGGGTGCGGAGCCGGTGCGTATGTCCCGGCCAGTGCCTCAGGCGCCGTCGACCGGCAGCTGGGCGACCGCTCCGACCACCGCCAGCAGGGACGATCCGTCCGCGAGTTGATGCGTCGTCGCGGTGGCGATGAAACCGGCGTCGCTCAGGTGCGTCAGCAGCAGGCCCTTGACCTTGGCGACCTGCGCCGCGTCCGGGGGGTCGTAACAGAGCACCAGGCTGCCCGTCGGCCGGAGCAGCCGGGTGACGGCCTCCAGCTCGCGGGTGGCCGGTCCGGTCCAGAAGACGTTGACGTCGATGGCGAGGATCTTGTCGTAGCGTCCGAGCGCGTCGGGATCGGCGTCGGCGAGGGCGGTACGGACGAACCTGACCCGGCCCGCCGACACGGCCTCGGCGTTGCGCTCGCTCGCCGCCGCGACAGCCACGTCGGAGCGGTCCAGCCCCACCAGCTCACCGCGCGGCAGGCGCTCCAGGATCAGGCCGGCCGCCACACCGCGCCCGCAGCCGATCTCCAGTACGCGGTCGTCGGGGCGTACGTCGAGAAGCCCGACGGCCACCGTGAGCCGCTCCGGAACGCCCATGCCGCCACCTCGCCCTCGCCTGTCGCCTTTCCCGCCGTTCGCGCTCTACCTCCGTTGTATCCGATTACCTGCCCTTTCGCGCGGAAGCCCGCTGTCGTCCGGCGCAAGCGGAGGCCCCCGCTCCCTCGGGCGAGGGGTCGGGGGGCCTGCCACAGCCGGGCCACCGGCGGCGTCCGTCACGCCGCCGCCGGCACCCGTACCTCTGCCGGAGCCAGCGCGATCTCCAGTACCTGGCGCACGTCCGTCACCGGGTGGATCTCCAGCTTGTCGAGGATCTCGGCCGGCACGTCGTCCAGGTCGGCCTCGTTCCGCTTGGGGATCACGACCGTCGTCGTGCCCGCCCGGTGCGCCGCCAGCAGCTTCTGCTTCAGACCGCCGATCGGCAGGACGCGCCCGGTCAGGGACACCTCACCGGTCATGGCCACGTCCGTACGGACCAGCCGCCCGGACAGCAGCGACGCGAGCGCCGTCGTCATGGTGATGCCGGCGCTCGGGCCGTCCTTCGGGACCGCGCCCGCCGGGAAGTGGATGTGGACGCCCCGGTCCTTCAGGTCGCCGACCGGAAGCTCCAGCTCAGCGCCGTGCGAGCGGAGGAAGGAGAGCGCGATCTGGGCGGACTCCTTCATGACGTCGCCGAGCTGGCCCGTGAGGGTCAGCCCCGCGCCGCCCGTCTCCTCGTCGGCCAGTGACGCCTCGACGAAGAGCACGTCGCCGCCCGCCCCCGTGACCGCGAGCCCGGTGGCCACGCCGGGGACCGCCGTACGGCGCTCCGACGGGTCCTGGGCCGACTCCGGTACGTGGTGGGGCCGGCCGATCAGGGCGCGCAGGTCACCGTCCGTGATCGTGAACGGCAGCTCCTGCTCGCCGAGCTCGTGCTTGGCCGCCACCTTGCGCAGGAGGCGCGAGACCGAGCGCTCCAGGTTCCGTACGCCCGCCTCACGGGTGTACTCCCCCGCGAGCTTGCGCAGCGCGGACTCGTCCAGCGTCACCTCGCCCGGCTCCAGGCCCGACCGCTCCAGCTGGCGCGGCAGCAGGTGGTCGCGGGCGATGACGACCTTCTCGTCCTCGGTGTAGCCGTCGAGCCTGACCAGCTCCATACGGTCGAGCAGCGCCTCCGGGATCGCCTCCAGGACGTTGGCGGTGGCGAGGAAGACCACGTCGGAGAGGTCCAGCTCGACCTCCAGGTAGTGGTCGCGGAAGGTGTGGTTCTGGGCGGGGTCGAGCACCTCCAGCAGCGCTGCCGCCGGGTCGCCCCGGAAGTCGGACCCCACCTTGTCGATCTCGTCGAGGAGGACGACGGGGTTCATCGACCCGGCTTCCTTGACGGCGCGCACGATCCGCCCCGGGAGAGCCCCGACGTACGTACGGCGGTGTCCGCGGATCTCCGCCTCGTCGCGTACGCCGCCGAGCGCGACCCGTACGAACTTGCGGCCCATCGCGTGCGCGACCGACTCGCCCAGCGACGTCTTGCCGACGCCGGGCGGCCCGACGAGGGCCAGCACGGCGCCGCCGCGACGGCCGCCGACGACGCCGAGGCCCCGGTCGGCCCGGCGCTTGCGCACCGCGAGATACTCGGTGATGCGCTCCTTCACGTCCTCCAGACCGGCGTGCTCGGCGTCCAGGACCGCCTTGGCGCCCCGGATGTCGTACTGGTCCTCGGTCCGCTCGGTCCAGGGCAGCTCCAGGACGGTGTCCAGCCAGGTGCGGATCCACGACCCCTCCGGCGACTGGTCGGAGGAGCGCTCCAGCTTGTCGACC is part of the Streptomyces agglomeratus genome and encodes:
- a CDS encoding protein phosphatase 2C domain-containing protein, encoding MRFELATAPGDPERPNEDWASVALPAAGQGGALVLLDGVTPPAGDYACVHSVPWFTARLGGALLELSASRRDLTLAEVLAEAIRRTADAHRDTCDLSHVRTPQATVVLARWGTDEIEHLVLSDSALLLESPDGTVRAVLDDRLDRVPPEVLASLVATDALRNAEGGFFTAAADPAVAGLAVTGVTARAQVRSMAALSDGASRWVDMFGEGDWAECVGVLRKEGAQGLIDRVRTRERGETASPLMRRWKRHDDAAVVFVEL
- a CDS encoding MarR family winged helix-turn-helix transcriptional regulator — protein: MSSDVHGSGRADDGRTPEASGVDHVFLALERELAVFLRRARASSGDMAREVHPELEPAAYGLLVRLDEADRQRATELAAWFGVGKATMSRQLRALEDLGLVTREPDPADGRASLVALTDEGRARFRRVRDARRARYVRKLADWDRAEVAELARLLHQLNARAEG
- a CDS encoding lysozyme, which codes for MPVHRSGTARRPRTAAAGILLALLSALALVLTLPGAATATVAATNADADADAGAGAGGKPERGSAHMGMGVVEHDGQGDLPRDTRVTQTEGVDVSSHQGNVNWSTLWSSGVKWAYVKATEGNYYKNPYFGQQYTGSYNVGMIRGAYHFATPNDSSGANQANYFVDNGGGWSRDGRTLPGALDIEWNPYGAQCYGKTQSAMVAWIRDFLTTYRARTGRDAVIYTATSWWKTCTGNYGGFGSVNPLWIARYDTTVGELPAGWGVQTMWQYTSTGPTVGDHNKFNGALDRVQALAYG
- a CDS encoding SAM-dependent methyltransferase produces the protein MGVPERLTVAVGLLDVRPDDRVLEIGCGRGVAAGLILERLPRGELVGLDRSDVAVAAASERNAEAVSAGRVRFVRTALADADPDALGRYDKILAIDVNVFWTGPATRELEAVTRLLRPTGSLVLCYDPPDAAQVAKVKGLLLTHLSDAGFIATATTHQLADGSSLLAVVGAVAQLPVDGA
- the lon gene encoding endopeptidase La, giving the protein MASTSNPLTLPVLPLDDEVVLPGMVVPLDLSDTDVRAAVEAAQAAARSSGNKPQVLLVPRIDGTYAATGVLGTVEQVGRLSDGDPGALIRGRSRVQIGAGTTGPGAALWVEGTGVDETVPDPLPGAVTELVKEYKALATSWLKKRGAWQVVDRVQQIDGVSALADNSGYSPFLTTAQKVELLETADPVVRLRLAVKWLSEHLAEQDVAESIAKDVQEGVDKQQREFLLRRQLDAVRKELREINGQDGEDESDDYRTRVEAADLPEKVREAALKEVDKLERSSDQSPEGSWIRTWLDTVLELPWTERTEDQYDIRGAKAVLDAEHAGLEDVKERITEYLAVRKRRADRGLGVVGGRRGGAVLALVGPPGVGKTSLGESVAHAMGRKFVRVALGGVRDEAEIRGHRRTYVGALPGRIVRAVKEAGSMNPVVLLDEIDKVGSDFRGDPAAALLEVLDPAQNHTFRDHYLEVELDLSDVVFLATANVLEAIPEALLDRMELVRLDGYTEDEKVVIARDHLLPRQLERSGLEPGEVTLDESALRKLAGEYTREAGVRNLERSVSRLLRKVAAKHELGEQELPFTITDGDLRALIGRPHHVPESAQDPSERRTAVPGVATGLAVTGAGGDVLFVEASLADEETGGAGLTLTGQLGDVMKESAQIALSFLRSHGAELELPVGDLKDRGVHIHFPAGAVPKDGPSAGITMTTALASLLSGRLVRTDVAMTGEVSLTGRVLPIGGLKQKLLAAHRAGTTTVVIPKRNEADLDDVPAEILDKLEIHPVTDVRQVLEIALAPAEVRVPAAA